In Panacibacter ginsenosidivorans, the following proteins share a genomic window:
- a CDS encoding choice-of-anchor X domain-containing protein, translated as MGPSKQIFTLAISAAIILLSLSWNRNNKKDQQQNNSSSYDAFFSSRRAAADFSDFDAGITNEFDWAYNLSNPKKIPPADDVMVQRIPGDNFHILVMAVYANASFREKFVTINNGGEDVVLRDDGTGNDKVAGDGVYTAKIYTDVKEFRKQALSMLKETIKDNWEPLFVDREFNYSKACDTNPFSEIKFDNNEAVSISNLTAAPAGSTTLDKVRNNCIFLTDLSVVEDPTRTWNCCTQTGNVDGPWTFKTLMKNLATQDPSQPASDQTVSDFVKAWLNSWAVQKIINEDTVPARTLVNDKILNPWLAKSLAAGNPEGFLDMRFAPFKLTAIVNRFDLRERASGIPAGEGRMIFCLINADCTTAENFTTIFEYGINKKDVCDSLKSWATQWFKLKDLTLGSSQYLSALQAITDQFTLCGSNPNRTHQSSIDAVRTNEVALAATDPPRWEFREFGLNGNVHALVQKTVSQIPADRYNAQIDNADVERMVKFVNENSAGIDSDAYEVPNIYDGFAFLGGKSTILDTPVGLPTKPYHWDGVNNNKSVAFISTTKTRHIFSRNACSGCHAGEVQTFFTHVDPVFFGTAATLSGFLTGTAGRGGAVDADGNPSNDAFKVRDAANRGNGTERFHVFNDIKRRATDLKQVATTTCTTVFSLRNELMFHPVGAVH; from the coding sequence ATGGGACCTTCAAAACAAATCTTCACGCTAGCCATTTCTGCTGCTATTATTTTATTATCACTTTCCTGGAACAGAAACAACAAAAAAGACCAACAGCAAAATAATAGTTCTTCGTATGATGCATTTTTTTCGTCGAGGCGTGCTGCAGCAGATTTTTCGGATTTTGATGCCGGCATAACAAATGAATTTGATTGGGCATACAATTTAAGTAATCCTAAAAAAATACCACCTGCAGATGATGTAATGGTGCAACGCATACCCGGAGATAATTTTCATATACTCGTGATGGCGGTGTATGCAAATGCTTCGTTCAGGGAAAAATTTGTAACCATCAACAATGGGGGAGAAGATGTAGTCTTGAGAGACGATGGAACAGGTAATGATAAAGTTGCCGGTGATGGTGTATATACCGCTAAAATCTATACAGATGTAAAAGAATTCAGGAAGCAGGCCCTGAGCATGTTGAAAGAAACGATCAAAGATAATTGGGAGCCGCTTTTTGTTGACAGGGAATTTAATTACAGCAAAGCCTGCGATACAAATCCATTTAGTGAAATTAAATTTGATAACAATGAAGCCGTATCAATAAGTAATCTTACTGCGGCACCGGCTGGTAGCACTACTTTAGATAAGGTTAGAAATAACTGTATCTTTCTTACAGATCTTTCTGTAGTGGAAGACCCAACACGCACGTGGAATTGTTGTACACAAACGGGGAATGTGGATGGTCCCTGGACCTTTAAAACATTAATGAAAAACCTGGCAACACAGGATCCTTCTCAACCTGCTTCAGACCAAACCGTTTCGGATTTTGTAAAAGCCTGGTTGAATAGCTGGGCCGTACAAAAAATAATTAATGAAGATACTGTGCCTGCAAGAACATTGGTGAATGATAAAATTTTAAATCCTTGGCTTGCAAAAAGCCTTGCCGCAGGTAACCCGGAAGGTTTTCTTGATATGCGTTTTGCACCCTTTAAATTAACTGCAATTGTAAATCGGTTTGATCTTAGAGAAAGAGCTTCAGGTATTCCGGCGGGTGAAGGAAGGATGATCTTTTGCCTGATAAATGCTGATTGCACCACTGCTGAAAATTTCACTACCATCTTTGAATATGGCATTAATAAGAAAGATGTTTGTGATTCTTTGAAAAGCTGGGCAACACAATGGTTTAAACTAAAGGATCTTACATTAGGCTCTTCACAATATCTTTCGGCTTTGCAGGCTATCACAGACCAATTTACACTTTGCGGGTCTAATCCTAACCGGACGCATCAAAGCAGCATAGATGCGGTGCGTACCAATGAAGTTGCGCTTGCTGCCACAGATCCTCCCCGTTGGGAGTTCAGGGAATTTGGTTTAAATGGAAATGTGCATGCGCTTGTTCAAAAAACCGTGTCGCAAATACCTGCAGACAGGTATAATGCACAAATTGATAATGCTGATGTGGAACGCATGGTGAAATTTGTCAATGAAAATTCTGCAGGAATAGACAGTGACGCATATGAGGTACCAAATATTTATGATGGATTTGCCTTTCTCGGTGGTAAATCGACGATACTTGATACACCTGTGGGTTTGCCCACAAAACCTTACCATTGGGATGGCGTAAACAATAATAAATCAGTTGCATTTATATCCACCACTAAAACAAGGCATATATTTTCAAGAAATGCCTGTTCCGGTTGCCATGCCGGCGAAGTGCAAACATTCTTTACACATGTAGATCCTGTATTTTTTGGAACAGCAGCAACACTCTCAGGGTTTCTTACCGGAACGGCTGGCAGAGGCGGTGCAGTTGACGCAGATGGTAACCCGAGTAACGATGCTTTTAAAGTAAGAGATGCCGCCAACAGGGGTAATGGCACAGAGCGTTTTCATGTTTTTAATGATATAAAGCGAAGAGCAACAGATTTAAAACAGGTCGCCACTACTACCTGCACAACGGTATTTTCTTTAAGAAATGAATTAATGTTTCATCCTGTGGGTGCTGTTCATTAA
- the sucC gene encoding ADP-forming succinate--CoA ligase subunit beta → MNLHEYQAKELLKKYNVPVQEGIAVDNVMSAEEAYRQMKTQTGNSFAVVKAQIHAGGRGKGKIVGSEQRGVAVGKSLEDIDTIAKNILGHTLVTIQTGPAGKKVNKILIAQDVYYPGPNPVKEFYLSILLDRAKGQNVVMYSTEGGMNIEDVAHDTPEKIFKEWVHPGGGLQGFQARKIAFNLGLTGEAFKNCVKFVTNLYNAYVGLDCSMLEINPLFKTSDEKIIAVDCKMNLDENALMRHPDLAAMRDVTEEDPTEVEAGQYNLNFVKLDGNVGCMVNGAGLAMATMDMIKLSGGEPANFLDVGGSANAQTVEAGFRIIMKDPNVKAILINIFGGIVRCDRVAAGVIEAYNKLGNINIPIIVRLQGTNAEEAKKLIDESGLKVQSAILLSEAADLVKKAVA, encoded by the coding sequence ATGAACCTACACGAATACCAGGCAAAAGAACTGCTGAAAAAATACAATGTGCCCGTTCAGGAAGGCATTGCGGTGGATAATGTTATGAGTGCCGAAGAGGCTTATCGCCAAATGAAAACACAAACAGGCAATAGCTTTGCCGTAGTGAAAGCGCAGATACATGCAGGTGGCCGTGGTAAAGGAAAGATTGTAGGCTCTGAACAACGTGGCGTGGCCGTGGGCAAAAGCCTGGAAGATATTGATACCATTGCAAAGAATATTTTGGGACATACACTGGTTACTATTCAAACAGGACCTGCAGGAAAAAAAGTAAATAAGATATTAATCGCACAGGATGTTTATTATCCCGGTCCAAATCCTGTAAAAGAATTTTACCTGTCTATATTATTGGATCGTGCAAAAGGTCAGAATGTAGTTATGTACAGCACCGAAGGTGGTATGAACATTGAAGATGTGGCGCATGATACCCCCGAGAAAATATTTAAAGAATGGGTTCACCCCGGCGGTGGGTTGCAGGGTTTCCAGGCAAGAAAGATTGCATTCAATCTGGGGCTTACCGGTGAAGCATTTAAAAACTGTGTAAAGTTTGTGACCAATCTTTATAACGCATATGTTGGTTTGGATTGCAGCATGCTCGAAATAAATCCTTTGTTCAAAACAAGTGATGAAAAGATAATAGCAGTCGATTGTAAAATGAACCTTGATGAGAATGCATTAATGCGTCATCCCGATCTTGCTGCTATGCGTGATGTAACAGAAGAAGATCCAACAGAAGTAGAAGCTGGTCAATACAATCTGAATTTTGTAAAACTGGATGGCAATGTGGGTTGCATGGTAAATGGTGCGGGTCTTGCAATGGCAACTATGGATATGATCAAACTAAGTGGTGGCGAGCCTGCCAACTTTCTTGATGTAGGCGGTAGTGCGAATGCACAAACAGTGGAAGCTGGTTTTCGCATCATCATGAAAGACCCGAATGTAAAAGCAATTCTTATAAATATTTTCGGCGGCATTGTGCGTTGCGACCGTGTTGCAGCAGGTGTTATTGAAGCATACAACAAACTTGGCAATATCAATATTCCAATCATTGTTCGCTTGCAGGGCACCAACGCAGAAGAGGCTAAGAAGCTGATTGATGAAAGTGGTTTAAAAGTGCAAAGTGCAATACTGTTAAGCGAGGCAGCAGATCTTGTAAAAAAGGCAGTGGCATAA
- a CDS encoding group 1 truncated hemoglobin, producing MKRVSVVVLSCVVAFASFLTACNKDDNNPPPAAMTLYDSLGGTTLVTDPVDASVKIEQGRLGIRSVVDSTIFVIAADPELNPYFSVLLAEVTAGDLSGFQELSKNLTDFFCVATGAKDYTYTGLSMIEAHDPAKNPRMAAKAADDDFDQFIVDLVAGATKNGLPDYLIARVGAIVETLRTQVVQM from the coding sequence ATGAAAAGAGTATCTGTTGTAGTATTATCCTGTGTTGTTGCATTCGCATCTTTTTTAACTGCTTGTAACAAAGATGATAACAACCCTCCACCTGCCGCTATGACTTTGTATGATTCATTAGGTGGCACCACACTTGTTACAGATCCGGTAGATGCTTCTGTAAAAATTGAACAGGGAAGATTAGGCATTCGTTCCGTTGTTGACAGCACCATTTTTGTTATCGCAGCTGATCCTGAACTTAATCCATATTTCAGTGTGTTACTTGCAGAAGTTACAGCCGGTGACTTAAGTGGTTTCCAGGAATTAAGTAAAAATCTTACAGACTTCTTTTGTGTTGCTACAGGCGCTAAAGATTATACCTACACTGGTTTAAGTATGATTGAAGCACATGATCCTGCAAAGAACCCAAGAATGGCTGCCAAGGCTGCTGACGATGACTTTGATCAGTTTATTGTTGACCTTGTAGCCGGTGCAACAAAAAATGGACTGCCTGATTATCTTATAGCAAGAGTCGGCGCAATTGTTGAAACGTTGAGAACACAGGTTGTTCAAATGTAA
- a CDS encoding choice-of-anchor X domain-containing protein, protein MKTSKQTLWLLPAAVLTILIVSWNRTPHSRENKTAVYDRIFSNANNYLLQTDYGNPDPMMAEDTPYDSVNGEAPPAEDVLVQKIPGDNQHILIMAIYPFAKYSGPYIKTRYDNAELILRDDGKDYDKVAGDGVFTAKIYADVNEFRQKAIEIDAAMRKDNYKTIQFSGRELKSAKDCIVEPFDLQKLDQNQPVSISSLTSGNTNELIDSVRRNCIFITDLKVVEDPTRTWNYCTQSGNIDGPWTFKTLMKNLAKTSSTTDPTDAELSTFVLKWLNNWKSVKIINDDTIPARSLIFQRIITPWQTKSFNAGSPSGQLDMRFAPFKLTAIVNRFDLRERAAGIPAGEGRFTFCLIESNCTRPLEMTCVIEYAIPKPDICDTLQNWAQQWFNLKNFTLGSPGYNAALQAITDQYSKWGTGNRVGNTNLDAIRTNERELAPLDGSPRRWEFREFGLNASPRAIVERRVAQIPQDKYNAQVDNPDVRAMVAWINANKANINADNYTLPDTLSNGKFFMGGHAQILDTPVGLPTKPYHWDGVEVAGPTRIKNTTTRHVFSLNTCTGCHSGELQTFFTHVDPVMFGTQATLSGFLAGKAGRGGAIDFDNNPNNDSMMVRDAALRGSTLNGVRMFNDILRRAKDLKDFALTPPCTGVFALKNELMFQPVHAVH, encoded by the coding sequence ATGAAAACATCGAAACAAACGTTGTGGTTGCTACCTGCTGCAGTATTGACTATTTTAATTGTCTCATGGAATCGTACTCCTCATAGCCGTGAAAACAAAACAGCGGTGTATGATCGCATCTTTTCCAATGCAAATAATTATCTGTTACAGACTGATTATGGGAATCCTGACCCAATGATGGCAGAAGATACTCCTTACGATAGTGTAAATGGGGAAGCGCCTCCTGCTGAAGATGTATTGGTTCAAAAAATACCAGGTGACAATCAACATATCCTTATAATGGCCATATATCCATTTGCAAAGTATTCAGGGCCTTACATAAAAACCAGATATGATAACGCAGAGCTTATATTAAGAGACGATGGCAAAGACTACGATAAGGTAGCTGGCGATGGTGTTTTTACAGCAAAGATCTATGCCGATGTAAACGAATTCAGGCAGAAGGCAATAGAAATAGATGCAGCTATGCGTAAAGATAATTACAAGACAATCCAGTTCTCAGGACGTGAATTAAAATCTGCGAAAGATTGTATTGTGGAACCTTTTGACTTACAAAAACTAGATCAGAACCAGCCAGTTTCCATTTCAAGTCTCACGAGTGGAAATACAAACGAGTTGATAGATTCTGTAAGAAGGAACTGTATTTTTATAACAGACTTGAAGGTTGTAGAAGATCCTACCCGTACCTGGAATTATTGTACGCAAAGCGGAAATATAGATGGGCCCTGGACCTTTAAAACGTTAATGAAAAATCTGGCAAAGACCAGTTCAACCACAGATCCTACTGATGCGGAGCTTTCTACTTTTGTCTTAAAATGGTTGAATAACTGGAAGTCAGTTAAAATAATAAACGATGACACAATTCCTGCCAGATCACTTATATTTCAAAGAATTATTACGCCGTGGCAAACAAAAAGTTTTAATGCAGGGTCACCTTCGGGGCAGCTTGATATGCGTTTTGCGCCTTTTAAGTTAACAGCTATAGTTAATCGTTTCGACCTTCGGGAAAGAGCCGCCGGAATTCCTGCAGGCGAAGGAAGGTTTACATTTTGCCTTATTGAAAGTAATTGTACAAGGCCTTTAGAGATGACCTGTGTTATTGAATATGCCATTCCAAAACCAGATATATGTGACACCCTTCAAAACTGGGCACAACAATGGTTTAATCTTAAGAATTTTACTTTAGGCAGCCCGGGCTATAACGCTGCGTTGCAGGCCATTACAGACCAGTACAGCAAATGGGGAACAGGAAACAGGGTTGGCAACACCAATCTCGACGCTATCAGAACGAACGAGAGAGAACTAGCTCCCCTCGATGGTTCACCCAGGCGATGGGAATTCAGGGAATTTGGTCTCAATGCCAGCCCACGTGCAATAGTGGAAAGACGCGTAGCGCAGATTCCGCAGGATAAATACAATGCCCAGGTTGATAATCCTGATGTAAGGGCCATGGTGGCCTGGATCAATGCCAATAAGGCCAATATAAATGCAGATAATTATACATTGCCCGATACACTAAGTAATGGCAAGTTCTTCATGGGTGGCCATGCGCAAATATTAGATACGCCAGTTGGGTTGCCCACCAAGCCATATCATTGGGATGGTGTTGAGGTAGCAGGCCCTACACGTATAAAAAATACAACCACACGCCATGTATTTTCACTTAATACCTGCACTGGTTGTCATTCCGGCGAGTTACAGACTTTCTTTACACATGTAGACCCGGTAATGTTTGGAACGCAAGCCACACTTTCTGGCTTCCTGGCTGGTAAAGCAGGAAGAGGCGGTGCTATTGATTTTGATAATAACCCCAACAATGACAGTATGATGGTAAGAGATGCGGCTCTTAGGGGAAGCACATTAAACGGGGTTAGAATGTTTAATGATATTCTGCGGCGTGCCAAAGACCTGAAAGATTTTGCATTAACACCTCCTTGTACCGGTGTGTTTGCACTAAAGAATGAACTCATGTTCCAACCAGTACACGCAGTGCATTAA
- the glmS gene encoding glutamine--fructose-6-phosphate transaminase (isomerizing) translates to MCGIVGYTGKRQAYPVIIKGLKRLEYRGYDSAGVALINDGLHVFKKKGRVSDLEESVVGENIGGHTGIGHTRWATHGEPSDRNAHPHTSQSGKIAMIHNGIIENYAQIKKELTAKGYVFKSDTDTEVLLNFIDDIQQKNECTLEEALRIALRRVVGAYCLLLIHKDDPETIIAARKGSPLVIGIGKDEHFLASDASPIIEYTKEVVYVNDYEIAIVRPDELILKNLGNEKQTPFITKLDMELAAIEKGGYDHFMLKEIFEQPQTIYDCLRGRLDAVHGNIILSGMNQYAEQIMNAPRIIILACGTSWHAGLVAEYIIEELCRIPVEVEYASEFRYRNPVIHKGDVIIAISQSGETADTLVAIETAKEQGAIILGIVNVVGSSIARKSHAGAYTHAGPEIGVASTKAFTAQLAVLTMIALKIAHEKGSINNERFMHLCKELADIPEKVALVLTQAEAIKVLAEKYKDATDALYLGRGYNFPIALEGALKLKEISYIHAEGYPAAEMKHGPIALVTDTLPVVFVATKDSYHEKVVSNMQEIKARKGRVIAVITEGDTISPTLADDVIIMPPADEIVAPMLSTIPMQLLAYYIGVAKGYDVDKPRNLAKSVTVE, encoded by the coding sequence ATGTGTGGAATTGTTGGATATACAGGAAAGAGACAGGCTTACCCGGTGATCATAAAAGGTCTCAAAAGACTTGAATATCGTGGATATGACAGTGCTGGTGTGGCACTTATTAATGATGGTCTGCATGTATTCAAAAAGAAAGGCCGTGTATCAGACCTTGAAGAATCGGTTGTTGGTGAAAACATTGGCGGTCATACAGGTATTGGCCATACACGTTGGGCCACACATGGAGAGCCAAGTGATCGCAATGCGCATCCGCACACTTCACAAAGCGGAAAAATAGCCATGATACATAACGGTATCATTGAGAATTATGCACAGATCAAAAAGGAGCTTACTGCAAAAGGCTACGTATTTAAAAGTGATACCGACACAGAAGTATTGCTAAATTTCATTGATGACATTCAGCAGAAAAACGAGTGTACACTGGAAGAAGCATTGCGCATTGCCTTACGCAGGGTTGTGGGTGCTTATTGTTTATTACTCATACATAAAGATGACCCGGAAACCATTATTGCAGCACGAAAAGGAAGCCCGCTGGTAATTGGTATTGGCAAAGATGAACATTTTCTAGCCAGTGATGCCTCACCAATTATTGAATACACCAAAGAAGTAGTATATGTGAATGATTACGAGATCGCCATAGTGAGACCTGATGAATTAATTCTAAAAAATCTTGGCAATGAAAAGCAAACACCTTTCATAACCAAACTTGATATGGAACTTGCTGCCATTGAAAAAGGCGGTTACGACCATTTCATGTTAAAAGAAATATTTGAACAACCACAAACGATCTATGATTGTTTACGTGGCCGTTTGGATGCAGTACATGGTAATATTATACTCAGTGGTATGAACCAGTATGCAGAACAGATCATGAATGCACCACGAATTATTATTCTTGCATGCGGTACAAGCTGGCATGCCGGCTTAGTGGCTGAATACATTATTGAAGAACTTTGCCGCATACCTGTAGAGGTAGAATATGCCTCTGAATTCAGATATCGCAATCCTGTTATTCATAAAGGCGATGTGATCATTGCTATTTCTCAAAGTGGGGAAACTGCAGATACATTAGTTGCAATAGAAACTGCAAAGGAACAAGGTGCTATTATACTTGGTATTGTTAATGTGGTAGGCTCTTCCATTGCACGTAAATCGCATGCAGGCGCTTATACACATGCAGGTCCCGAAATTGGTGTAGCAAGCACTAAGGCCTTTACGGCGCAGCTTGCTGTGCTTACAATGATCGCATTGAAAATAGCGCATGAAAAAGGTTCTATCAATAATGAACGTTTTATGCACCTGTGCAAAGAACTGGCAGATATTCCCGAGAAAGTAGCATTGGTTTTAACACAGGCTGAAGCGATAAAAGTACTTGCAGAAAAATATAAAGATGCTACAGATGCACTATACCTTGGCCGTGGCTATAACTTCCCTATTGCTTTGGAGGGCGCATTAAAGCTAAAAGAGATTTCTTATATACATGCAGAAGGTTATCCTGCAGCAGAAATGAAACATGGACCGATTGCTCTCGTAACCGACACTTTGCCTGTAGTTTTTGTTGCCACCAAAGATTCATACCACGAAAAGGTAGTGAGCAATATGCAGGAAATAAAAGCACGCAAGGGCAGAGTAATAGCTGTAATTACTGAAGGTGATACTATTTCACCCACGCTTGCAGACGATGTTATTATTATGCCACCTGCAGATGAAATAGTAGCGCCCATGCTTAGTACCATACCTATGCAATTGCTTGCATATTATATTGGTGTGGCAAAAGGCTATGATGTAGATAAACCAAGGAACCTTGCCAAAAGTGTGACGGTGGAATAA
- a CDS encoding GNAT family N-acetyltransferase translates to MEEKFDCSKNYILEDERVLLRPLQKEDHSFLLPFAMNEPDLWKFSLVTAAGEEGLSYYLQLALDARKECREYPFIVFDKMKNEYAGSTRFYDINLPFQTLQLGYTWYGQNFQGTGLNRHCKFLLLSFAFENTGMERVEFRADNDNARSIAAMKSIGCKVDGVLRRNMPKRDGGRRDSIVLSILKDEWFGGVKEMLAARLK, encoded by the coding sequence ATGGAAGAGAAATTTGATTGTTCAAAAAATTATATTTTAGAAGACGAACGCGTGTTACTAAGGCCTTTACAAAAAGAAGACCATTCTTTTTTATTACCATTTGCAATGAATGAACCTGATCTTTGGAAATTTTCTCTTGTAACTGCTGCAGGTGAGGAAGGGCTTTCTTATTACCTGCAACTGGCTCTCGATGCAAGAAAAGAATGCAGGGAATATCCTTTTATAGTATTTGATAAGATGAAAAATGAATATGCGGGCAGCACCAGGTTCTATGATATCAACTTACCCTTTCAAACCTTACAACTTGGGTACACATGGTATGGTCAAAATTTTCAGGGAACAGGTCTTAACAGGCATTGCAAATTTTTATTGCTCTCCTTTGCATTTGAAAATACAGGTATGGAGCGGGTGGAATTCAGGGCCGATAATGATAACGCAAGAAGTATTGCTGCAATGAAAAGTATTGGCTGTAAAGTGGATGGTGTGTTAAGGCGTAATATGCCAAAACGTGATGGCGGCCGCCGGGATTCAATAGTGCTAAGCATTTTAAAAGATGAATGGTTTGGTGGAGTAAAAGAAATGCTGGCTGCCAGGTTGAAATAA
- the galK gene encoding galactokinase yields MSKLTQEVSATEKKYSIPEKLKSYINKETLVVRSPGRINLIGEHTDYNEGFVLPAAIDKAAWVAITPRKDNIIHLFSVDLGEEYETTTSALIPSLKHAWYDYILGVTDQFKKTGFTINGFDAALTADIPIGAGLSSSAAIECAVAFALNEWLQAGLTKLEMVKIAQKAENEYVGLQCGIMDMFASMFGKQNHVIKLDCRSLEYQYEPLNLDGYKVILFDTNVKHTLASSQYNVRRQQCETGVSLVQQHISGINSLRDVDISMLNKYVQPQNKEVYQRCRFVVEEIERLQEACIDLEKNDIEAFGLKMYETHMGLSNLYEVSCSELDFLVDYVKNNPAVAGARMMGGGFGGCTINLVKNEAVDELTYQLKAAYAKAMRKELKVYVAQIGSGTARIN; encoded by the coding sequence ATGAGCAAGCTTACGCAAGAGGTTTCCGCAACTGAAAAAAAATATAGTATTCCGGAGAAACTAAAATCTTATATAAATAAAGAAACTTTAGTGGTCCGTTCTCCCGGAAGAATTAACCTTATTGGTGAGCATACTGATTATAACGAGGGCTTTGTACTGCCTGCCGCAATTGATAAAGCTGCGTGGGTTGCTATTACACCACGTAAGGATAACATCATTCATTTGTTTTCTGTTGATCTCGGGGAAGAATATGAAACAACTACTAGCGCTCTTATCCCTTCTTTGAAACATGCCTGGTATGATTATATCCTTGGCGTTACAGACCAGTTCAAAAAAACAGGTTTTACCATTAATGGTTTTGATGCCGCACTAACTGCGGATATTCCGATAGGAGCAGGCCTTTCTTCTTCTGCTGCTATAGAATGTGCCGTTGCTTTTGCTTTGAATGAATGGTTGCAGGCAGGCTTAACCAAACTGGAAATGGTTAAAATTGCACAGAAAGCAGAGAATGAATATGTAGGGCTTCAGTGTGGTATTATGGATATGTTTGCAAGTATGTTCGGTAAACAAAATCATGTGATAAAACTCGATTGCCGCTCACTGGAATACCAATATGAACCACTTAACCTTGATGGTTATAAAGTGATACTCTTTGATACCAATGTTAAACATACACTCGCTTCATCTCAGTATAATGTAAGACGACAGCAATGCGAAACCGGTGTAAGCCTTGTGCAGCAACATATTTCAGGCATAAACAGCTTGCGAGATGTGGATATAAGCATGCTCAATAAATATGTACAACCTCAAAATAAAGAAGTATATCAGCGATGCAGGTTTGTGGTAGAAGAAATTGAACGTTTGCAGGAAGCTTGTATCGACCTGGAGAAAAATGATATAGAAGCGTTCGGCTTAAAGATGTATGAGACGCATATGGGTCTAAGTAATTTATATGAAGTAAGTTGCTCAGAACTTGATTTTCTTGTGGATTATGTAAAAAATAATCCTGCAGTAGCCGGTGCACGCATGATGGGCGGAGGTTTTGGCGGCTGTACCATTAACCTTGTCAAAAACGAAGCTGTGGATGAACTTACATATCAGTTAAAGGCTGCTTATGCTAAAGCTATGCGAAAAGAGTTAAAGGTATATGTTGCACAGATCGGATCAGGAACAGCTCGTATAAATTAA
- the eutC gene encoding ethanolamine ammonia-lyase subunit EutC, translated as MIEKKDHINHVDAWTSLRSFTNARIALGRTGVSVPIEEALQFKMAHANARDAVFSHFEKEQIFTALQLFQQPVFFLRSSATDRHVYLQRPDLGRRLNEKSINKLNNFKSKGYDICICIADGLSSTAVNMHAVNLLLLLVPMLREQKISIAPFCIVEQGRVAVSDETGNLLKVKLSVILIGERPGLTAADSMSAYLTYNPSVGLTDESRNCISNIRPEGMSYATAADKIFYMITESIRLKISGVHLKDNIKAIS; from the coding sequence TTGATAGAAAAGAAAGATCATATTAACCATGTGGATGCATGGACATCATTGCGCAGTTTTACGAATGCAAGAATTGCATTGGGCAGAACAGGTGTTTCAGTTCCCATAGAGGAAGCATTACAATTCAAAATGGCACATGCTAATGCAAGAGATGCCGTCTTCTCTCATTTCGAGAAAGAGCAAATTTTTACTGCACTTCAATTATTTCAGCAACCGGTTTTCTTTTTACGTAGCAGCGCAACAGACAGGCATGTTTATTTACAAAGGCCGGATCTTGGCAGAAGATTAAATGAAAAATCAATAAATAAACTCAACAACTTCAAAAGCAAAGGGTATGATATATGTATCTGCATTGCTGATGGCTTATCATCAACTGCAGTAAATATGCATGCAGTAAATCTTTTATTGCTATTGGTTCCAATGTTGCGGGAACAAAAAATTTCTATTGCTCCGTTTTGTATTGTTGAACAAGGTCGTGTTGCAGTAAGTGATGAGACCGGAAATTTATTAAAAGTAAAACTATCTGTTATATTAATTGGTGAAAGGCCGGGTCTCACTGCTGCAGACAGCATGAGCGCATATCTAACTTATAATCCATCAGTTGGTCTGACGGATGAATCAAGAAACTGTATTTCCAACATAAGACCCGAAGGAATGAGCTACGCAACTGCTGCGGATAAAATTTTCTATATGATTACTGAATCGATACGTTTAAAAATATCAGGAGTGCATTTAAAAGATAACATTAAAGCAATAAGCTAA